Proteins from a genomic interval of Musa acuminata AAA Group cultivar baxijiao chromosome BXJ1-9, Cavendish_Baxijiao_AAA, whole genome shotgun sequence:
- the LOC135592533 gene encoding ribosome biogenesis ATPase RIX7-like isoform X1: MEQRGLLMSVLGVGVGVGLGIGLASGQAVGKWAAPAGSSSDGVTEEAVEAELRRRVVDGRETKVTFDEFPYYLSEQTRVILTSAAYVYLKQTDVLKYTRNLTPASRAILLSGPTELYQQMLAKALAHYYEAKLLLLDVTEFSIKIQNKCGGCNKDMFVKRSMSEATLGRLSGILGSLSTILRMEESEGMFRRQSSSMELRQRRPDYANSTNELPKTASFSAEMGGLTSQHGSRNMVTPKRSSCWSFDEKILIHSLYKVLILISKSNPIILYIRDVEHFVCRSERVYSLFQKMLTKLSGHVIILGSRLSEPDNCCKDVDARLTTLFPYNIEIKPPEDENHLVSWKSQLEKDTKTIQIQDNRNHITEVLAANDLECDDLGTICLSDILVLSTYIEEIVVSAVSYHLMNNKDPQYRNGKLVITSKSLSHGLSIFQDSRLCGKDTLKLEASAESEEDVNEDTRTATKPENNGEALLPGNKSETEKSTTLVKDGETLTPIKVPEVAPDNEFEKRIRPEVIPANEIGVTFDDIGALDETKESLQELIILPLQRPDLFKGLLKPCRGILLFGPPGTGKTMLAKAIANEAGASFINVSMSTITSKWFGEDEKHVRALFTLAAKVAPTIIFVDEVDGMLGQRTRVGEHEAMRKIKNEFMTRWDGLLTKPGERILVLAATNRPFDLDEAIIRRFERRIMVGLPSLESRESILRKLLSKEKVEGLDYKELATMTEGYSGSDLKNLCITAAYRPLRELIQRERSKELGKKQKTEEGESSSAGSENRDEDDQPAIALRPLNMDDLRQAKNQVAASFAAEGSVMNELKQWNDLYGDGGSRKRQQLTYFL, translated from the exons ATGGAGCAGAGGGGCTTGCTGATGTCGGTCCTCGGGGTCGGGGTCGGGGTCGGGCTGGGGATCGGCTTGGCGTCGGGGCAGGCAGTCGGCAAGTGGGCCGCGCCGGCAGGCTCGTCGTCCGATGGGGTCACCGAGGAGGCCGTTGAGGCGGAGCTTCGGAGGCGGGTCGTGGATGGGAGGGAGACCAAAGTTACCTTCGATGAATTCCCTTACTACCTTAG CGAACAGACCAGAGTTATATTAACTAGTGCAGCTTATGTTTACTTGAAGCAAACAGATGTCCTAAAATACACCCGAAACCTTACCCCTGCAAGTCGGGCCATTTTGCTCTCAGGTCCTACAG AGCTTTATCAGCAGATGCTAGCCAAGGCTCTCGCCCACTACTACGAGGCTAAACTGCTGTTGCTAGATGTGACTGAGTTCTCAATTAAG ATTCAGAACAAATGTGGGGGTTGCAACAAAGATATG TTTGTTAAGAGATCAATGTCAGAAGCAACATTGGGGAGGCTTTCTGGTATACTTGGATCTTTGTCAACCATTCTCCGCATGGAAGAATCTGAAG GAATGTTCCGTAGGCAAAGCAGCAGTATGGAGCTGAGGCAAAG AAGACCAGATTATGCTAATAGCACAAATGAACTTCCTAAGACTGCTTCGTTCTCAGCTGAGATGGGTGGCCTTACATCACAACATGGTTCTAGAAATATGG TCACCCCAAAACGATCCAGCTGTTGGTCCTTTGATGAGAAAATTCTTATACATTCACTTTATAAG GTTCTCATTTTGATCTCCAAAAGTAACCCAATTATCCTTTACATAAGGGATGTTGAACACTTCGTCTGTAGATCAGAAAGGGTATATTCATTGTTTCAGAAAATGTTGACAAAGCTATCAGGACATGTGATAATACTTGGTTCAAGGTTGTCAGAACCTGACAATTGTTGTAAAGATGTAGATGCAAGACTTACTACTCTTTTCCCTTACAATATAGAGATTAAACCTCCAGAAGATGAGAACCATCTGGTTAGCTGGAAGTCCCAGCTAGAGAAAGATACTAAAACAATTCAGATTCAGGACAACAGAAATCACATCACAGAGGTTCTTGCAGCGAATGATCTTGAGTGTGACGATTTGGGCACAATCTGCCTATCAGATATATTGGTTCTTAGTACTTATATAGAGGAAATTGTCGTGTCAGCAgtttcttaccatttgatgaataACAAGGATCCTCAATACAGAAATGGGAAGCTTGTTATCACTTCAAAGAG TTTATCACATGGCTTGAGTATATTCCAAGATAGTAGGCTATGTGGCAAGGATACCCTAAAGCTGGAAGCAAGTGCTGAATCTGAG GAAGATGTAAATGAAGATACTCGAACTGCCACAAAACCTGAAAATAATGGTGAAGCTTTACTTCCTGGAAACAAAAGTGAGACAGAGAAATCAACAACACTTGTGAAAGATGGGGAGACCTTAACTCCAATAAAAGTGCCC GAAGTTGCTCCAGACAATGAATTTGAAAAGCGGATCAGACCAGAGGTTATCCCAGCTAATGAAATTGGAGTCACATTCGATGATATAGGCGCCTTAGATGAAACAAAAGAATCTCTTCAAGAGCTGATCATACTTCCCCTTCAACGACCAGACCTATTTAAAGGTCTTTTGAAACCCTGCAGAGGAATACTACTGTTTGGGCCACCTGGGACTGGGAAGACGATGCTTGCAAAGGCCATAGCAAATGAAGCTGGGGCCAGTTTTATCAATGTTTCTATGTCCACCATCACATCAAAATGGTTTGGAGAAGATGAGAAGCATGTCAGGGCCTTGTTTACGCTTGCTGCAAAGGTTGCCCCTACTATAATATTTGTGGATGAGGTTGATGGCATGCTTGGACAGCGAACTCGGGTTGGAGAACATGAAGCAATGAGGAAGATCAAGAATGAGTTCATGACACGGTGGGATGGACTTTTAACGAAGCCTGGTGAAAGAATCCTTGTTCTTGCAGCAACAAACAGACCCTTTGACCTTGATGAAGCAATCATCAGAAGATTTGAGCGCAG AATCATGGTCGGACTACCATCCCTGGAGAGCAGGGAATCAATATTGAGGAAACTTTTGTCAAAAGAAAAGGTTGAAGGGCTTGACTACAAGGAGCTTGCGACCATGACAGAGGGATACAGTGGCAGTGATCTTAAG AACCTCTGCATTACAGCAGCATATCGTCCTCTTAGAGAGCTGATTCAGAGAGAAAGATCCAAGGAATTG GGGAAGAAGCAGAAAACTGAGGAAGGTGAGAGTTCATCAGCGGGTTCAGAAAATAGGGATGAGGATGATCAACCGGCAATTGCCCTGAGGCCATTAAATATGGATGACTTGAGGCAAGCAAAGAATCAA GTTGCTGCAAGTTTTGCTGCCGAGGGTTCTGTAATGAATGAGCTGAAGCAGTGGAATGATCTGTACGGAGACGGTGGCTCGAGAAAGAGACAACAATTAACATATTTCCTTTGA
- the LOC135592533 gene encoding ribosome biogenesis ATPase RIX7-like isoform X2, translated as MEQRGLLMSVLGVGVGVGLGIGLASGQAVGKWAAPAGSSSDGVTEEAVEAELRRRVVDGRETKVTFDEFPYYLSEQTRVILTSAAYVYLKQTDVLKYTRNLTPASRAILLSGPTELYQQMLAKALAHYYEAKLLLLDVTEFSIKFVKRSMSEATLGRLSGILGSLSTILRMEESEGMFRRQSSSMELRQRRPDYANSTNELPKTASFSAEMGGLTSQHGSRNMVTPKRSSCWSFDEKILIHSLYKVLILISKSNPIILYIRDVEHFVCRSERVYSLFQKMLTKLSGHVIILGSRLSEPDNCCKDVDARLTTLFPYNIEIKPPEDENHLVSWKSQLEKDTKTIQIQDNRNHITEVLAANDLECDDLGTICLSDILVLSTYIEEIVVSAVSYHLMNNKDPQYRNGKLVITSKSLSHGLSIFQDSRLCGKDTLKLEASAESEEDVNEDTRTATKPENNGEALLPGNKSETEKSTTLVKDGETLTPIKVPEVAPDNEFEKRIRPEVIPANEIGVTFDDIGALDETKESLQELIILPLQRPDLFKGLLKPCRGILLFGPPGTGKTMLAKAIANEAGASFINVSMSTITSKWFGEDEKHVRALFTLAAKVAPTIIFVDEVDGMLGQRTRVGEHEAMRKIKNEFMTRWDGLLTKPGERILVLAATNRPFDLDEAIIRRFERRIMVGLPSLESRESILRKLLSKEKVEGLDYKELATMTEGYSGSDLKNLCITAAYRPLRELIQRERSKELGKKQKTEEGESSSAGSENRDEDDQPAIALRPLNMDDLRQAKNQVAASFAAEGSVMNELKQWNDLYGDGGSRKRQQLTYFL; from the exons ATGGAGCAGAGGGGCTTGCTGATGTCGGTCCTCGGGGTCGGGGTCGGGGTCGGGCTGGGGATCGGCTTGGCGTCGGGGCAGGCAGTCGGCAAGTGGGCCGCGCCGGCAGGCTCGTCGTCCGATGGGGTCACCGAGGAGGCCGTTGAGGCGGAGCTTCGGAGGCGGGTCGTGGATGGGAGGGAGACCAAAGTTACCTTCGATGAATTCCCTTACTACCTTAG CGAACAGACCAGAGTTATATTAACTAGTGCAGCTTATGTTTACTTGAAGCAAACAGATGTCCTAAAATACACCCGAAACCTTACCCCTGCAAGTCGGGCCATTTTGCTCTCAGGTCCTACAG AGCTTTATCAGCAGATGCTAGCCAAGGCTCTCGCCCACTACTACGAGGCTAAACTGCTGTTGCTAGATGTGACTGAGTTCTCAATTAAG TTTGTTAAGAGATCAATGTCAGAAGCAACATTGGGGAGGCTTTCTGGTATACTTGGATCTTTGTCAACCATTCTCCGCATGGAAGAATCTGAAG GAATGTTCCGTAGGCAAAGCAGCAGTATGGAGCTGAGGCAAAG AAGACCAGATTATGCTAATAGCACAAATGAACTTCCTAAGACTGCTTCGTTCTCAGCTGAGATGGGTGGCCTTACATCACAACATGGTTCTAGAAATATGG TCACCCCAAAACGATCCAGCTGTTGGTCCTTTGATGAGAAAATTCTTATACATTCACTTTATAAG GTTCTCATTTTGATCTCCAAAAGTAACCCAATTATCCTTTACATAAGGGATGTTGAACACTTCGTCTGTAGATCAGAAAGGGTATATTCATTGTTTCAGAAAATGTTGACAAAGCTATCAGGACATGTGATAATACTTGGTTCAAGGTTGTCAGAACCTGACAATTGTTGTAAAGATGTAGATGCAAGACTTACTACTCTTTTCCCTTACAATATAGAGATTAAACCTCCAGAAGATGAGAACCATCTGGTTAGCTGGAAGTCCCAGCTAGAGAAAGATACTAAAACAATTCAGATTCAGGACAACAGAAATCACATCACAGAGGTTCTTGCAGCGAATGATCTTGAGTGTGACGATTTGGGCACAATCTGCCTATCAGATATATTGGTTCTTAGTACTTATATAGAGGAAATTGTCGTGTCAGCAgtttcttaccatttgatgaataACAAGGATCCTCAATACAGAAATGGGAAGCTTGTTATCACTTCAAAGAG TTTATCACATGGCTTGAGTATATTCCAAGATAGTAGGCTATGTGGCAAGGATACCCTAAAGCTGGAAGCAAGTGCTGAATCTGAG GAAGATGTAAATGAAGATACTCGAACTGCCACAAAACCTGAAAATAATGGTGAAGCTTTACTTCCTGGAAACAAAAGTGAGACAGAGAAATCAACAACACTTGTGAAAGATGGGGAGACCTTAACTCCAATAAAAGTGCCC GAAGTTGCTCCAGACAATGAATTTGAAAAGCGGATCAGACCAGAGGTTATCCCAGCTAATGAAATTGGAGTCACATTCGATGATATAGGCGCCTTAGATGAAACAAAAGAATCTCTTCAAGAGCTGATCATACTTCCCCTTCAACGACCAGACCTATTTAAAGGTCTTTTGAAACCCTGCAGAGGAATACTACTGTTTGGGCCACCTGGGACTGGGAAGACGATGCTTGCAAAGGCCATAGCAAATGAAGCTGGGGCCAGTTTTATCAATGTTTCTATGTCCACCATCACATCAAAATGGTTTGGAGAAGATGAGAAGCATGTCAGGGCCTTGTTTACGCTTGCTGCAAAGGTTGCCCCTACTATAATATTTGTGGATGAGGTTGATGGCATGCTTGGACAGCGAACTCGGGTTGGAGAACATGAAGCAATGAGGAAGATCAAGAATGAGTTCATGACACGGTGGGATGGACTTTTAACGAAGCCTGGTGAAAGAATCCTTGTTCTTGCAGCAACAAACAGACCCTTTGACCTTGATGAAGCAATCATCAGAAGATTTGAGCGCAG AATCATGGTCGGACTACCATCCCTGGAGAGCAGGGAATCAATATTGAGGAAACTTTTGTCAAAAGAAAAGGTTGAAGGGCTTGACTACAAGGAGCTTGCGACCATGACAGAGGGATACAGTGGCAGTGATCTTAAG AACCTCTGCATTACAGCAGCATATCGTCCTCTTAGAGAGCTGATTCAGAGAGAAAGATCCAAGGAATTG GGGAAGAAGCAGAAAACTGAGGAAGGTGAGAGTTCATCAGCGGGTTCAGAAAATAGGGATGAGGATGATCAACCGGCAATTGCCCTGAGGCCATTAAATATGGATGACTTGAGGCAAGCAAAGAATCAA GTTGCTGCAAGTTTTGCTGCCGAGGGTTCTGTAATGAATGAGCTGAAGCAGTGGAATGATCTGTACGGAGACGGTGGCTCGAGAAAGAGACAACAATTAACATATTTCCTTTGA
- the LOC135592533 gene encoding ribosome biogenesis ATPase RIX7-like isoform X3, with product MLAKALAHYYEAKLLLLDVTEFSIKIQNKCGGCNKDMFVKRSMSEATLGRLSGILGSLSTILRMEESEGMFRRQSSSMELRQRRPDYANSTNELPKTASFSAEMGGLTSQHGSRNMVTPKRSSCWSFDEKILIHSLYKVLILISKSNPIILYIRDVEHFVCRSERVYSLFQKMLTKLSGHVIILGSRLSEPDNCCKDVDARLTTLFPYNIEIKPPEDENHLVSWKSQLEKDTKTIQIQDNRNHITEVLAANDLECDDLGTICLSDILVLSTYIEEIVVSAVSYHLMNNKDPQYRNGKLVITSKSLSHGLSIFQDSRLCGKDTLKLEASAESEEDVNEDTRTATKPENNGEALLPGNKSETEKSTTLVKDGETLTPIKVPEVAPDNEFEKRIRPEVIPANEIGVTFDDIGALDETKESLQELIILPLQRPDLFKGLLKPCRGILLFGPPGTGKTMLAKAIANEAGASFINVSMSTITSKWFGEDEKHVRALFTLAAKVAPTIIFVDEVDGMLGQRTRVGEHEAMRKIKNEFMTRWDGLLTKPGERILVLAATNRPFDLDEAIIRRFERRIMVGLPSLESRESILRKLLSKEKVEGLDYKELATMTEGYSGSDLKNLCITAAYRPLRELIQRERSKELGKKQKTEEGESSSAGSENRDEDDQPAIALRPLNMDDLRQAKNQVAASFAAEGSVMNELKQWNDLYGDGGSRKRQQLTYFL from the exons ATGCTAGCCAAGGCTCTCGCCCACTACTACGAGGCTAAACTGCTGTTGCTAGATGTGACTGAGTTCTCAATTAAG ATTCAGAACAAATGTGGGGGTTGCAACAAAGATATG TTTGTTAAGAGATCAATGTCAGAAGCAACATTGGGGAGGCTTTCTGGTATACTTGGATCTTTGTCAACCATTCTCCGCATGGAAGAATCTGAAG GAATGTTCCGTAGGCAAAGCAGCAGTATGGAGCTGAGGCAAAG AAGACCAGATTATGCTAATAGCACAAATGAACTTCCTAAGACTGCTTCGTTCTCAGCTGAGATGGGTGGCCTTACATCACAACATGGTTCTAGAAATATGG TCACCCCAAAACGATCCAGCTGTTGGTCCTTTGATGAGAAAATTCTTATACATTCACTTTATAAG GTTCTCATTTTGATCTCCAAAAGTAACCCAATTATCCTTTACATAAGGGATGTTGAACACTTCGTCTGTAGATCAGAAAGGGTATATTCATTGTTTCAGAAAATGTTGACAAAGCTATCAGGACATGTGATAATACTTGGTTCAAGGTTGTCAGAACCTGACAATTGTTGTAAAGATGTAGATGCAAGACTTACTACTCTTTTCCCTTACAATATAGAGATTAAACCTCCAGAAGATGAGAACCATCTGGTTAGCTGGAAGTCCCAGCTAGAGAAAGATACTAAAACAATTCAGATTCAGGACAACAGAAATCACATCACAGAGGTTCTTGCAGCGAATGATCTTGAGTGTGACGATTTGGGCACAATCTGCCTATCAGATATATTGGTTCTTAGTACTTATATAGAGGAAATTGTCGTGTCAGCAgtttcttaccatttgatgaataACAAGGATCCTCAATACAGAAATGGGAAGCTTGTTATCACTTCAAAGAG TTTATCACATGGCTTGAGTATATTCCAAGATAGTAGGCTATGTGGCAAGGATACCCTAAAGCTGGAAGCAAGTGCTGAATCTGAG GAAGATGTAAATGAAGATACTCGAACTGCCACAAAACCTGAAAATAATGGTGAAGCTTTACTTCCTGGAAACAAAAGTGAGACAGAGAAATCAACAACACTTGTGAAAGATGGGGAGACCTTAACTCCAATAAAAGTGCCC GAAGTTGCTCCAGACAATGAATTTGAAAAGCGGATCAGACCAGAGGTTATCCCAGCTAATGAAATTGGAGTCACATTCGATGATATAGGCGCCTTAGATGAAACAAAAGAATCTCTTCAAGAGCTGATCATACTTCCCCTTCAACGACCAGACCTATTTAAAGGTCTTTTGAAACCCTGCAGAGGAATACTACTGTTTGGGCCACCTGGGACTGGGAAGACGATGCTTGCAAAGGCCATAGCAAATGAAGCTGGGGCCAGTTTTATCAATGTTTCTATGTCCACCATCACATCAAAATGGTTTGGAGAAGATGAGAAGCATGTCAGGGCCTTGTTTACGCTTGCTGCAAAGGTTGCCCCTACTATAATATTTGTGGATGAGGTTGATGGCATGCTTGGACAGCGAACTCGGGTTGGAGAACATGAAGCAATGAGGAAGATCAAGAATGAGTTCATGACACGGTGGGATGGACTTTTAACGAAGCCTGGTGAAAGAATCCTTGTTCTTGCAGCAACAAACAGACCCTTTGACCTTGATGAAGCAATCATCAGAAGATTTGAGCGCAG AATCATGGTCGGACTACCATCCCTGGAGAGCAGGGAATCAATATTGAGGAAACTTTTGTCAAAAGAAAAGGTTGAAGGGCTTGACTACAAGGAGCTTGCGACCATGACAGAGGGATACAGTGGCAGTGATCTTAAG AACCTCTGCATTACAGCAGCATATCGTCCTCTTAGAGAGCTGATTCAGAGAGAAAGATCCAAGGAATTG GGGAAGAAGCAGAAAACTGAGGAAGGTGAGAGTTCATCAGCGGGTTCAGAAAATAGGGATGAGGATGATCAACCGGCAATTGCCCTGAGGCCATTAAATATGGATGACTTGAGGCAAGCAAAGAATCAA GTTGCTGCAAGTTTTGCTGCCGAGGGTTCTGTAATGAATGAGCTGAAGCAGTGGAATGATCTGTACGGAGACGGTGGCTCGAGAAAGAGACAACAATTAACATATTTCCTTTGA